In Schistocerca serialis cubense isolate TAMUIC-IGC-003099 chromosome 8, iqSchSeri2.2, whole genome shotgun sequence, one genomic interval encodes:
- the LOC126416476 gene encoding nuclear inhibitor of protein phosphatase 1: MANHYDVPNWAGKPPVGLHLDVLKGDKLIQKLMIDEKKCYLFGRNPQMNDFCIDHASCSRVHAALVYHKHLNRAFLVDLGSTHGTFIGSLRLEPHKPTQLPIDSVFHFGASTRNYIIRERPQTGSRPIIEELEKSSEEAEGGLLGLPETETELDNLTEFNTAHNRRISMLGIPDEEIRPTTRKRKKKLLTFSEEEEVINPEDVDPSVGRFRNMIHTTIIPTKRQRIDGVGPTSGLTNSSDDRLNLMKHLHPSAMMPHLYHDLPPEGSHPVGAGTPTSPTGTGNSANTPLLFSSALASRLGLALPNPAPEVEMAPPPLPPAVLPGQPAVGASVDLSHEPKKKKYAKEAWPGKKPVPTLLV, translated from the exons AAATTGATGATAGATGAGAAAAAGTGTTACCTCTTTGGCAGGAATCCTCAGATGAATGACTTTTGCATTGACCACGCATCTTGCTCTCGAGTTCATGCTGCTCTTGTGTATCACAAGCATTTAAACAGAGCCTTTCTGGTGGATTTGGGAAGCA CTCATGGCACATTCATTGGATCACTTCGTTTGGAGCCACATAAGCCTACACAATTACCAATAGACAGTGTATTCCATTTTGGGGCTTCAACACGGAATTACATCATTCGTGAACGACCACAAACAGGTTCAAGACCAATCATTGAGGAACTAGAAAAATCTTCAGAAGAAGCTGAAGGTGGCCTCTTGGGTTTGCCAGAGACGGAAACAGAACTGGAT AATCTTACAGAGTTTAATACTGCACACAATCGCCGAATATCTATGCTGGGGATTCCTGATGAAGAAATTCGCCCCACAAcgaggaaaagaaagaagaaattactGACTTTTAGTGAAGAAGAGGAAGTAATAAATCCTGAAGATGTTGATCCATCTGTTGGTCGTTTTAGGAATATGATTCACACGACTATAATACCAACAAAG CGTCAGAGAATTGATGGTGTTGGACCAACAAGTGGTCTCACAAACAGTTCAGATGATCGCCTGAACCTCATGAAACACTTACATCCTTCTGCAATGATGCCACATCTGTATCACGATTTGCCACCTGAAGGGTCTCACCCGGTTGGTGCTGGAACACCAACATCACCCACAG GTACAGGTAACAGTGCAAATACTCCACTGTTGTTTTCGTCGGCACTGGCATCGCGCTTGGGCTTGGCCTTACCGAACCCTGCTCCAGAAGTGGAGATGGCGCCACCCCCGCTTCCACCTGCTGTGCTACCTGGTCAGCCAGCTGTCGGTGCTTCTGTCGACCTTAGCCACGAACCTAAGAAGAAGAAATATGCTAAAGAAGCATGGCCTGGCAAGAAGCCTGTTCCAACACTCCTTGTGTGA